The region AGATTTACACTCACAGCCCCACGCTCATGACCCTTTCCAGAGTTTGTCCCCTCTCCACAGGTGCCCCGCATGCCTTTGCAGGATCCTGCGGGTTCACAGACTTTCACACCCCAGCGCTGCCCTTTCTCTCCCTGTAGAGGGAGTCAAGGAGGTCTCTGACAAGCTGCATTCACTTCAGTTTCAGCCGTGGATGTGTCACACCCAGGGCATCACCACATCAGCTTCCACCGGAGCTGAAATCCcgaggaaaaaacaaaaaagtctcCAGACTGAGGCACCAACCTGACTCcagaaaaaatagtgaaaaaaaggagttgGAGGAGGCTGGCAGCCTTAGACCCACAGTCAGGCTCAGCCAGACCTTTGCCATCACAAGTTTTCAGGAAACGTGAACATGTCCGAGACCTGCAACACCTCAGCCCAATGAAGGAACTCAATCCCATTTCTGCTCTGTATTCTATCAGCCCCAAGGGCTGAAAGCTCCAGGCACGGAGCCACGAGGGTTTGATAAAAGCAGCACTGTCCAGGCACTGATGTTTTtggaaggcagcagagccttTTGCCTTAAAATACCTCCCCTGCCATGCCAGCCGTGCTCATGGGCTCCACGGTGGCCCTTCCACGTTCAGCACTTGTGTGGGCACCTCCAGCCTGCTCAGGGAGCTgcccatccctccctctccacccATCCTGGGGGGGACACATAGCCTTCTCTCTCTACCCCTATTTTTTGAAGTGCTTTTTTCACAAAACCTTTACTTTTGAACAAATCTTCAGATCATGAAAGCCAAGAGCTCACAGGAGACATTGAGGAGGATTAGCAAAATACAGCCTAAGTTAAATAAATCTTCATTAATGTACTAAGTATCCCTGGAAGAGAAATTCCAGCCACTCTGGTTCTGTGGGTTGGTCTTGGATTTCCTCAAGTTTCTGTGGATGAAAAAGCTGGAACCTAAGGAATCCAGGCTGGCACCACAAGCCTTCTCCTGGGCTCTGAAGGGACCCTGAGGAGCGCTGGCCATCCCAGGACAATGTGGATTCTCTGGGTGATATTTATAGACATGGTTCCTGTCTCCCTAATCACTCAGATTCATAAACATCAATTTCTTTCAGGCTTTTGAGGAATTTTGCCCCAATTTGGGCATTGTTTCCCCCACACAAGGGTAAAATCCCCCCAGCACAACTGGGGTGGGGGGACTGCACACCCACCCCatgccacccctgccctggctcaAAGGCCACCAGCCACCCACACACATGCCATGCCCCTGAGGTGACAGCACAGGGGCTGGCCCCAGAAAAGCCCCTTTAAGGGACACTTCAGGGTGGCCTCGGCAGTCAGGACATTAATTTTAGCCTGGAGCAgtgccaggagagcagggcagctgctgcaggcggGGCCAGTGCCTCCCCCTTGCCCTCCCCGGgtccccccagcacagccacagtccCCGCTCCACTCCGGGGCCGGCAGAGCAGCCATGGCAGAGGAGCACAGCGAGCTGGAGGAGAGGATCATCATCAAGGACCAGCACACCAAGGAGATCGACCTGGTCAACAGAGACCCCAAGCACATCAACGAGGACGTCGTGAAGGTAGGGCTGTCCCACACTGCGCTGTAGAAGTGCCACTGGAACCAGGATTTGGTGTCAGACCTTGGTCTGTGTTTGGCTCGACTCAGCCGGTGCTGTTGATCTTTGTCCATGTGCCCCAAGAGGTGCCGtctccagggctgtggggaggtgacagccctgctggctgggcACCCAGACACTGGTGGGGTGGCATGCCTGGCTCCAGTTAATGCCATATTTCCCATTCCTTGAATGGGCTCTCCAGTTTCATAACGGCTTGAAAATTTATGGAGATGCCTTCCTTTGTACCAGCAAGTGGGCAGCCAAAAATAACACAGAGATTAAATATCACTGATTTAAAGGGATATTGGGGAAAGGCTGCTGGCCTTCAAGACACAACAGCCTCCCTACCGGATTGTTTGATGTACATTGTCATATTTGTGGAAGACTGTTCCCCCAGGGCAGCCCAGAGGTgcaggagctcccagctccctccctgttTCTGACCAAGAGGAATTCCCATTCTAACTCCGGGGCTTCCTCTAGGCTCCCTTAGAATTGCAAACAAAATTTGTCTCTGTTAGCCAGAGGTAATTCCAGCCCAAAGGGGAACCACAGGAGGTGGAAGGGTTTTGCTAAAACTGTGTTTGTCACACCAGAAGGGACAGcgtgcacagcactgctcacaCAGGCTCTGCAAAGGGCCGTGACCTTGGCAGCACTTGGATTTGGGCATTAAAACATCATTACAGCTACAACCAAATGGCCAAATTAAACTCCCTTGGCTGAGCTGTGACAGTATCGCTGGGCTCCTTTCTGGCACAGTGAGACCTGTCTGCCCAACACCTCGGCATCCCAAGCACATTCCCAGCACCATGTCCAGCATCTGTGCCACTCCCTGCCAGTGCATCCCACAGCCTTGGCCTGAGGCTTGGACAGGTGCCAGGCCAGGGGAGCAGCCCTCTGCCATGGCAGCAGGGACCAGGAGAGCCCTCAGCCCACTCACCCCAGGGCCAGGCAGCGCTTTGGGGCACACACCTGCTCCCCAGCTTGGGAATGCCACCAGCTACTCCTGGAGGACAATGCCAGTGCTGTCCTAGCCACCCACAGGCCTCCCAccagcccctccctgccttTTCCCACTCCAGAGTCGCCAAAGCCTGAAGAGACCTTCCAAGCTCCCCACTCCCACGGCCACGCTGCTGCTCCACCAGCACTGGAAGGCTTCAGAGCTCGGGCTCCTCAGCATTCCTCCACCCTAAAATAGCCCAGCCGATCGAGCTGGGGCCGGAGGGCAGAGCCAGCCCCGGGACAGAGCACagctccccctcctcctcccagggaCAGCCAGAGGCACGCTCCAAAACCCCGGGGCATCCAGGAGTGCTCTGGAACACGGGGAGCAGAGAGCCAGCcagcaggggagcagggaacaACAGTGCTGTATTTGATGAAGGGCTCACCTGGCCACGGATAAACATCCTGAGCATCACAAAGCAACAGCCAGAACTTGGGATCAAGTtgcaggggtggcactggccACAGAGGCTTTGCAGAGCTTCACAAACCTCCTCCAAACACAGCAACAGAGCAGTGCACAGCTGCACTGGGTGACCTTAagagagcttttccaacctaaatggtcCCACGATTCTATAAAGGAGCAGTACCTGCACATGCTGGTCCCTGAGCCTCTCCAGGCATTGCCCAGGAGCCAGAATCAGTCTGAGTCTAAAGCTCCACTGCTCCTCCAGATCCACTCCCACTGTGATGgcagcaaaacaagcaaagagGCAGAGCCTCTGCTTTTAtatcctgctgctccctgcattAATTGATCCCTGATGAGCTCATCAGGCAGTTGGGCAGTAACCTGGGCTAGTCCCCAGCACACCTGGACTTTCCAGGGGCTGCTGATGGAACCTCAGGACCAGCTCTCAGGGCTGCTGGCTCCTCACTCATGTCAATGCTtctcccagcacctcctgctcacTCCAGGAAATTAAAGATGACACAGGGTGATTTTGTGAGCCAAGTGCTTCCAAAAGCAGAATGGATATTGTAATTTAACATGAATGTACAGACACATCAGCTGCCCAAGgggaggccaggctggattttAAGGCAAATAGCTCAGCTTATCTATTCCCTAGAAGTGAGTTACACCCAAGGGGATCTCTGCATGGAGTTTTGGGGAGTGTGTGCCACTCAGAGACACCCCCTGTGCCTGCACAAACAGCAtaggcagggctgagccccagctccCTTTCCCAGGAGGAACATGGACAGACAGCACTGAGCACCTCATTCTACgggtataaataaataatccatAAATCCAGAGGGCTGCTGGATCTTTATTAGCACAAACACCTTCCCACTGAGTGGGCAGCCACGTCCCTGAATGCTAAAAAAGAGCAGGAATGGGCTCTGGCCGCCTCTGCAGCCAACACTCCCACGCACAGCTCCTGTTCCAAGGGCTCCCGCCTGGCCCTCACACCTCACCCCAGATCAGGGGATGGGGTTGGCACTGTGACCCCCCGGTGCTGGAGTCTCAGCTGTGGGTTGAGCCAACCACTGTGCTGCCCACAGGCTGtggccaggcagtgctgggagccctGAGGATCTCCCATCTCCGCAGGGGCTTGTCCCTGCTGGGGGTGCAAGGATCCATGGATCCACCCCCAGCACAGTCCCCACTCTCCCCAGCCCCGTCCGTTTGGCATCTGCTCCCACCTTGTGCAGCCCCTCCTCCTTGCATTGGGGCCTTTGCTGACCCCCAACCTCCCCTATGTCCATCTGCTCTCCTCCCAGGTGGATTTTGAGGATGTGATAGCTGAGCCTGTGGGAACATACAGCTTCGACGGCGTCTGGAAAACCAGCTACACCACCTTCACCGTCAGCAAGTACTGGTGCTACCGGCTGCTCTCTGCCGTCCTGGGCATCCCCCTGGCCGTCGTCTGGGGCTTCCTCTTTGCCCTCATCTCCTTCTGCCACATCTGGGCAGTGGTGCCCTGCATCAAGAGCTACCTGATAGAGATCCAGTGTGTCAGCCGGATCTACTCCCTCTGCATCCACACCTTCTGTGACCCCCTCTTTGAGGCACTCTCCAAGATCTGCAGCAACATCCGAGTTGCTCTCCGGAAGGAGATTTAGGTCCTgacagctgccccagcagcccttgCACAACCCCCTCTATGCAGGCTCCCTGCCCTCGGGCAGGTGGACACTGCACACACGGACACCCCTGCCTGGTGAGGGACCTGCACATGGACACCCCTGATAAGGGAACTGGGCATCACAGCAGgaccccacagcagagctggctctcAGGGATGCTCTCTGCAGATGGAGGCAGGCCCCGAGGCTGCTCCTTACTCCATCCCAAAGCCAGAAGCCCATCATGGCTCAGGGAGCAGCCCAGACAGACCCTCTGCCCTCCAGGACCCCTGGGATTTCCTGTGGGAGAGACGGCAGCACCTCCTGGACCACAGCCCTCGGCCACAGCCTGCAGGTGCAGGGCAAGCagtgaggctgcagagctgctgctggccaccaACTAAACCCTGCCTGTTCCTCCATCCCTTCAGGCTGGGAAGGCACTGACAGAAACTCCCTCACAGGAGTTGTTATTTGTGGCAAACAACTGCTGTTGTGGGAGCTTCTGCATTAAACTGCTGCACAAAACTTTTAGGGATAGAATAGCTAAACCAAATTTTTTCATGTGTACTTGCATTTCAGCCAAGCTGTGAGAGCCAGACCAGGCCATGCATGACGTGTTGTGTCTGCTCTGAGAGTGTGAGCTGATCCTGGGCCACCGCCAGCTGCAAACCCGCTCGTGGCACTTTGATGCTCAGTTATGCACTTAATTGTGGAGCATCGCtcagtgccatgggcaggacacgGGGCAGGACAGCGCGGGTGGGACCCAGCCCTGTGCATGGCCCTGAgcgctggggctgcaggagggcaggggggaCACAGAGCCTGGGGAACCTCGCTTGAGCTGGGCTCTAAGCAAAGCTTGGGTTCGTTCTGCACGGACAATCCTCACTACACAATTGCTCAGTCGCTGCCGAGTttgctccagccacagcagcgTGTGCATCCCACACGGGCAGCGCTGTCCCTCCACTGCGTCCTGGGATGGAGCGAGGAGGCTGCGGGAGGGGCAGGACCGCACCGACCCTCGGGCTCTGCCCGGCAGGGGGGACTCACACCCAGCCAGGCCCTCCCTCAGCATCCCGGGGTCGCCCTGATgggtggggagagcagaggaagaagcCTCTGCCGGgaccctgctgctctggctccagGGAAAGAGGAGTGAGGGGCGAGAGGGCCGATTCAGAGCTATTTCCGCCCCTGTCCTGTCAATTAATTTGCCGGTCCCTCTTCCACGGAGCTGCACTTCCACTTTGAGGCCCTTGAATACTCTTTTGGCTCCAGccttaagtgctttgctgagcCAGGGTCCAGGAGGTCTCGTTGTTCAGAGGCTGTTCTCAATTGTGTCCATGTGTGCCTTTCCCTTGGCTTCCAGCAAAGACTTGGAGCCAAAGGTTCCTCTAGTGCCATGCCAAGGACAAGAGGGAGCCAGGTTTTCTACTGGAGCTCTTCCAAGGGCTTGGGATTGCATACTGCTGTTACTCCATAGCAATGTGGTACCCAAGCTCCTGCAACATCAGGGCCCAAGAAGGATGGagtgattaaaaagaaaaatatatttaggtatttatagggggaaaaaagtctcaAAAAACACTTCACCATGAGCATTTTTTgtgggaataaaaataattaaaatcaattGTATAATGGGCTTATTActacttctaatttttttgttgttgttgttctagTAGTTCACTGCCTGAAcccaaaaaaccctgaaatgcTGATGTCCCCACCACATTGCTCTCTGGGCTCCCAATACTTGGGGCACACCTGTCAGCACCTCTGTTTCACTTTTGACCCTCCTGAAAAGCCTTTTGGCAATGCATTCCCCTGGGAcactcctgctctccctgtccctgctctgccgCAGCCTGGGAACAGTGCAGGAGCTCAGCCGTGGCACCACTtggctgcagcacctccaggcatggggcatGGCCCTGCCTGAGCCCCAGACCACCACCAGAaactgcagccagggctggagggcaATTCCCCGTGTCTCCCAAagctccctctcttctccaggcatCCGTCCCAGTAACATCTACTGCCATGTTCTCTCCTCCCCGGCAGGTGGAGGATGCACCAGGCCCTCAGACTCTCGAGAAAAGGAGACCCCTCCTTCCTCGTTTTGTGCGGGAGTGAGTGACCCTCAAGGAGAAGGAGGTGAACGTGGGAGGAAGATGCTCTATAGTGTCCTGAGGATTTCAACCAGTCAGCAAATGTGCTGAGAGCTCACTTGGAgctcccacaaaaaaaaaaaatcaaaggaaggTCAGGGTAGGAAAGGTGCAAATAGACCTGCTGGtgacagtgaaaaaataaaggacacatttaaatgtatttttcatgttcattCCCAACATGAAAGGCCAAATTACATCACCGTATGAaagccccagctgtgccccctCCAGTGCCCATGtcacaggcagctctgtgccGCCGGGTGCGGATCCCAGCGCTGGGCAGCGCTGCACCGGCAGCGGCACCGCGGTGAGCGCAGCTGGGTGTGTGcggtgctccagccctgctgcccaccgGCCCCCTTCGTTCGCTCAGCCCAGCGCTCCACCCACGCCTCCCTCCCACCTTCCACCAGACACAGTCAGAAAACTTTATTTACAGGTTTTGTCAGCAATTAAAATCCATGCCGTGAGCATGCCCTGTGCGCTAGAGAGCAAGCGAAAGGCACTGGAACCTTCACGGGAGCCTTCACGGGATCTGCGCCGACCCCAGAGCCAGGCCTGGTGTCGGGGACGTGACGGGACTGTCCCTGTCAGAGCCCACGGAGCCCAGCCCGGATCCCGCACACCCGCCCGTGTGGAAGCTGCTGAGCACGCTCGGCCAGGGCGTTCCTGCCCGGATCCCGGCCCCAGCCGTGCCCGCTCCAGGCTCCTGCCGACCGTCTGCACGGCCTCGCTGGGGATGAGGTCCAGAGCTGGGGTGGGGACACTGGGGCGACAGCGCTGTGCCCTGCAAGGCTGGTCCCTGTTGCCCGCCAGGATGCCCTTCTCTGAGCCTaggcagggggagcagggctggcacggtgcagggctggcacggtgcagggctgcggggctgcggggctgcggggctgcggggctgcggggctgcggggaTGGGGCTGCCTCTGCCCCAATGGCTGCAAGTGAAGCGAGAGCGCCTGTGCTGAGAGCGCGGTGCCAGGAGCCGGCATCCTGCAGGACCGTGCTGCAGGTGCAGGTGGGACAGTGCCCAGCGCTGTGCCGGGGATGACACTCATcaccctgtgctgcagcagccccttccATCCCATGTGGTGCGTCacacctgccccagcagcacccgGTCGCTCGGGACAAGACCTGTCCCTCCTGGTGGCATCCCTAAGCCACTGATGTTAGCGTTTGGGGCTCAGGAGCGAGTTCCTGGTGTCTAATCCCAGCCTGAAACTTGGACACAGAATTCCTGCCCCACTCCCGTCTCAGTTAAATAAGGCCCTCTGTACATGCTGACAGGCATATATACACCTATTTATAGACCCCCTCCTTGTCCGGGCACAGCTTGCCACAGGGAAGCactggaggcagcacagcagaggcacaACGTCCTGGCTGGTGATGGCCTCACGTCGTGGACGGCTGCATGAAGCTCCTCTGGCTCgtgctcctgcagctgaggaCGAAGGAGGAGGAGTTGCTCTTCTTGCCCAGGTCACACGCTGGCCGCGACTTCAGGTAGCGcgtggagcagcagaggaagcgGCGCACGAGGTCGTGGAAGAGGTGCCCGGTGTAGAGCATGTAGATCCAGGGGTTGCAGCAGCTGTTGAGGCTGGCCAGGAGCATGGCAATGATGAACGGGGAGGCTGCGA is a window of Corvus cornix cornix isolate S_Up_H32 chromosome 12, ASM73873v5, whole genome shotgun sequence DNA encoding:
- the CAV3 gene encoding caveolin-3 translates to MAEEHSELEERIIIKDQHTKEIDLVNRDPKHINEDVVKVDFEDVIAEPVGTYSFDGVWKTSYTTFTVSKYWCYRLLSAVLGIPLAVVWGFLFALISFCHIWAVVPCIKSYLIEIQCVSRIYSLCIHTFCDPLFEALSKICSNIRVALRKEI